The nucleotide sequence GGAAGTACTATAGAAGATATTGGGCGTAATAGACCACAGCACACAGGCCTTGTAGACATGACTATCACCTTCGAGCCGCTCTTGCCGCACGTCTTCCAACTTCCCAACTCATAATAAACGAAGTAGCATCTACAGTGTTGTGGCTGACAGATAAGCATTGCAACTACCTTCACTACCTATCTACTAAGGTAGGGACGTCCTGTTCCAGACAAACCCCGTTTCAGTTTGTGGGTAAGAGGCATATTCTCACGATAATTGAAGTGTATTAAGTTGACAGCAGTTCTGTTCCCGACTTCTTATTGATTTGCTGCTCATTGCTAATCCCAACGTTCTTGTAACGATTTTGACTAGATGGGTATCTTAAGGGCAGCAGGTAGGTAGTAGATAGTGCTTGGGAAATTCTCAATACAGCACTGTTTTCTGCCTAGATATCTGAGTCGGAGAAGAAGGTCCATTGCTTTATAAGTCATATTCTATGATATTTTGGGAACTCACAGTGGAAGTCAGAGCAGCCGATAATGTGAATGTTGCTCTTTTTGCGAAGTGATCATGCTGTAGGTGCGGCCTCCCTAGATATATTACAGCCTTCGGAAACAACACCATACGCTTGAAGAAAGATCCCTTGTCGATTAAAGCTGCCGAGCAGTGTCACGAATGCCTCTTCATCCGAGTTAGGTAAGGCAATTAGGCACCTGAGTAAGGTACCTCCAAGGTACCTAAGTTTCTTTAAGTTACCTGCCTACCTACTTACCTTACCTGGGTACCTAGTTGTAGGAGGTTCAGCGCTTCCAGGTGTCGTGATCCGTCCATGAATAGAGCCTTTCATTGGAACATTGCGCCTCGCTGGTGCTCCAGGACAATCGGTGTGTTTTACAGAGAGCCATAGGTTTTCAGTTTTTCAAGATTGGCGCCATGAATAAACATTTTCTCTCAGTATCTGTGCTTCCATTCGCTGTACTTTTTTATTCATTTTAGTCTTCACAGAGAAAAGGTTATCAGATCTTGCAAGAGCGCCGACTTGTTGCAAGGTTTCTAATCCCCCCATAGATGCAAGACCCCATTTAACCATACCTCAAGCCTTATTTACTCCTCTCACCCTCCCccctcttcattcttcttctttttcttcttattcTTCTCCATGTCCCAGAAAAGCGGGTAGTTTGTCGATAAATTGTTACCACTCGACTCAGTTGCGCCTATGATGAGACCACGGGACCTCAGTGAAGCTTTCCTATCCACGGATAGATTCACAAAACAGAAGGATTATATCCTGCCCGCTTGTGTGGTCACTGAGGCACGAACAATTCCGTCAATTCTTCCCTTGTAGTTTCTTCTTTATCCCCGTCCCCCCTACACCGATTTGCGAATAGCTTCTACCCATTCATACCTAATGTAGTACCCGACTTGGCTCAGGAGATCAAGAGGGACCTGGACAAACATAGGTGATATCATGGTATTGTTATATATGTCGTTATCGCTGGGTTTCGCTGTAGTATCGGGCCAAAGTTGTGGAAATTCCTAAAAGAGGTACAGGGGGGTCAGCTTGTGCTGAGTGAGCGGCACGGTCGCTTGCAATATCTCATCGTTGAGCTCTGAACCCTCAGTATGATCATCGTCTGCATCATCACCCACATTCAACCGAGAGTCGTAGTTCCGTGTAATGTTTACGACACCGTAGGTCCGCTCATAAGTCCGCTCCCAAGCAGACGCCTGGTCGGGGGCGTCGCATGAAGTCAGAGAGCGAGATAGTAGGGCCGATAAAAACAGTGGAAGTGCTCAAGCTCATTGGTCCTGTACAGTAGCGAGGCCTATTCGCAGTGGCATGTCCAGGGAGTGATTGGAATATGTAAAGATGCTGAGAAAAAGGAGTAAGTCGTGGAGAAAGGATAATAGGATAAGCGATCCTTCTTGATTCATTGCACGTCCCTTGCGAGAGTCGCTCAGGAAGGCCTACTGTGACAGATCATATCAAGTGGATGAATACCAATTCCAACTCTACCGTGCCATGGGTTAGCTCTCGTTGCTTTTTAGGTTTTTGAGGCTTTTGTGAGCTTTGCTGCCTGGCGCAGTGTAATTTTATCTTggaaaatatactttttatgtGCACATATAACCACCAAGCGCCTCTCAGCTTTGTTGGCTCCCTTTTCTCCTTCACTCACATCTGAGCGGGCAGTTATTTATCAAAAGTTACCACTGAACAGTCGCGCCAATGATGAACCCATAGAATGCATTCAGCAGGATGCCACCAAAGTCTACAAAACTGCTCGCGCTTAAATGGGTACTGAGGTCCGCATTTGGctgtttctttttgtttgttgttaCAAGTATGCATGCGAGCAAGTGGCTAGTATGTGTTTTCATAGGATTCCAAGGTCGCAACGAAAAACGAGTCACGCAACGATAAATCTCAAGTGAACCAGCATTCTATGTGCTCATAATTTCTTCAGggtttcttttctcttgacttttgcttttctttttcttaatttacaAGCTTGGTCTATTTTTACCATTTATATGAGATGGCTGCATATCTCTCTTGCCTCCATAAGAAAGATGAGGAGAGGCACATGTACTAAAAAGCAACACCAAAACGATAGCAATGAAGCACAGCAGAGTAAAAGTTTAGAGATATATCATTTAACCTGTTCACTAAGTAgagtttaaaaataaaatggAATATTCAAGATCGACTCCAGGGCTCCTCCGTGGATATCAGTGTACGGAGGTACCTTTACGGagctcttatcgataagacgCGGGGCACCCTGTCTGCCTGGAACCAACGTCAACTTGCTGTGTCTCACACTCTACCTTCGCACCTTATCAAACATTCGGAGTCTTCACGATGGAGGCATCTGCTTTGAAGGCTTGGGGTACGTCTCACTATGAAAACCTGCATAACTTTGTAGCTAATATATGTGCCAGAGTTGGACAACAATGTCCAGCTAGTCGATCCCAAACGCGACGCTCTCTACAACTTCGACGCCGATGCTCAGAAGGTCATAAACAACGAGAAGGCATGGAAGCAAACACCAGACTATTTCAAGCATGTGCGAATAAGCGCTACTGCTCTTATAAAGATGACCATGCACGCGCGATCTGGCGGCAACCTTGAGGTCATGGGCTTGATGCAAGGCTACACCCACCAGGACACATTTATCGTCACCGACGCATTCCGACTGCCTGTTGAAGGAACAGAGACTCGTGTCAACGCCCAAGGCGAAGCGAACGAATATCTTGTCGAGTATCTTGATCTATGTCGAGCGCAGGGCCGACAGGAGAACGTGGTGGGCTGGTACCACAGCCACCCAGGCTACGGATGCTGGCTGAGCGGTATCGATGTCGATACAGAGGCCATGCAGCAGAAATGGCAGGATCCTTTCCTTGCCGTCGTTATCGACCCCGATCGCACTATCAACTCAGGCAAGGTCGACATTGGCGCTTTCAGAACCTACCCGGAGGACCACCAGGCTGGCACAGTCACCTCTGATGGCTTCCAGGCAGTGCCGCTCGCCAAGGCTGCCGAGTTTGGTGCTCATGCAGGCCGCTACTACAGTCTCGAAGTGTCCCATTTCAAGAGCTCTCTCGACTCgcatctccttgagctcctctgGCACAAGTACTGGGTACAGACTCTTAGCCAGAACCCACTGATCACGAACCGCGACTATGGCAACAAGCAGATGCTCGATTTGAGCTCTAAGATCAAGGACGCGATGACAGGCATCACGAGAAGCCGAAATGGACAAGGCATGATGGGTACGAGCCATAAGGGCTCCGACAAGGCCATGGACAAGCTGGCAAAGGAAGCCAGCCTCATTGCATCTAAGGAGaggtctggtctggttgCTAATCAGGTCAAGGCTAGCGTTTTCAACGACCTTGGGTTAAAGGCTGAAGAACCAACATCGTGAAAAGGAATGACACTGGGATTATGGGAATGCATGTAGCATAACGAAACGGCATAGATGGCGTTCAGAGGTGAAATCGgcaatctttacttttatctgCGCTTAGGATCTTAAAGTGCATTCTTCCTCCGTATTGCATCAGTATGGGAAGCTAGGTGTTTAGTCTTCAAGTGTCCTGAAGAAGGGTTTTTCGACGGCATAACTACTTCCTAGAGTTCAGTAGGTTGCAATACGGTGCCCAGTCAATAGCCTCCCCAATTGATGACTCACTATTCAACAAATTTCGCTTTATCCAGAAACAGATCTGGGCAAGCAAGCAATGTGGATAAAATAAGTGGGTGGAGGATTGCCTACCTTATGGATAAGCGTAAACTCGACGACACAAAGAGCTAAGCTATTGGTTATATTCTTATTGATCAGAATGTGTGACGTTATTGATCGCAGGAAATCCTttcattggattggattaGTAAGTACAATTTTATATGTTTGTGGTTCTTGATATccgctggtgttggtgttggtgggtTATGTTCAATAATTACGAATAGATATTCTCGCCTCATACGGTtcacttaaagctataacgCATCGAATAAAACGAGACTAAAGATAAAGACACATTCCCCATCCATTGTGACCGTAAATAAAGTCTTGCTGGCTAGAGCATGTCGCGAAATCGACGCCACGTCGACTTGACAACGAGAATTACCCTAGACATCGATAGTTCATCTGAACGGGATGCCTCCCTCAAAAGATACTACGGACAGGAACACAACGAGACACTGCATTATAGATTGTCCCTGTAGCAGATGGAAGCTTGCATAGCCTGTAGCCATGTGCCGCGTCCAGCCATCGGCAGTGTTACCAATGGCAGTTCAaaaagatggagatgatgagtctCCAGGAATCTAGATGCAACGCTTGTGCAACTGAGCACGTTGTGGCTCGAGCTTGACTGGGCAACGATCGCCTAGCAGCCGAGCACACGACGACAACCCgagagggaaaaggaaaagcgATGCGTGGGTATTTAGGCTGAGGAGATCAATCGGTATTATGTAGGATAAAATTCAAACTCAAAGAGTCATTTCTTTCCGCGTGTCGGTCCTTTTTCCTGTCAAGAAACACGAGGAGTAATTAAATTGAAGTAGCTAGCTGAAAGGAGACGCTGCTTGTGCAAACATGGTGTGATGGGTGGGATGCATTGATGCGTTCAGTGGCTCAAAGCTAAACCTGACTGACGAAACACGGCCAAGACGTCAGTCACCATTGGTTACAGTTCGGTACGAAACTCATCGGATCGACGTCTCAGTTTCTCTCACTCATCACATGCATgctgtggttgtggttgttttACGCGGGAATTGCCTCGACAGCGCTGATGCACTGTTAATGTGACTGAAGAGTCAGCTCCATGGATTGGATACTTGGTGATGATATCGTCCAGCTGTTGGATATGCCGTATCCAGATGCCAGCCAGATTCGATGTAATCCTTGCCGTAGCTCgacaccatcttctcttGGAAAATTTCCTAATTCATGGCATCCTGATGCCGATTTTGGGTTGTGATGAAACCCTAGCAGACCTGACGTCGGTTCTCTTTTTTCCTGGGAGCTCAAGCTATGATGTGACGTCATGACACGCTCACTTTAACGTTGAGCTAACGAAAAGCTTTGACACGATCGCGGCATTGGCCACGATCAAGATCAGCCCACGCGGCCAGTTAATTAACCTGGAGATTAGTCTAACCTACCGTACCTAGTCTCGTACAACAGCCGTAGAGAATTAGGAAATGAAGGGGAAAATCAAGGCACGCGATGTGTCGACTTCAATCAACAAAACGTCAAATTAGGCCATTACGTATCATTGGGTCTGGAAATTGAGCTATGACGATTTGCTCATGAGCTCAGGAGCTGGGGTTTGCCTATGAAGCCATCAGGTTAAAAGTCAGTGGAGAACGTGGGGAGCGAGCTAAACAATAACAGCTTCCTCGAGCTCCATCTGCCAGCTTTAAAATTCATCATTCCAGCCAAGAACGGGCATCCTTGTTTTTGAGTTGACGGACAGAAAAGATATCGGAGGCTCATTGACATCCTTGTCAATTCCTTCAGCGTCAGCTCTGCAAGGTGGGATTCCCACTGGGAATTATATCATGGGACAGGCTTGGACAGGGCAGATCATCGGCGGAATCCACATTGGCGATCCGGAGAGGACCTCGGGAATAAGAAGATACCAAATTTTGAAGATACAACGTCAGAGTCAAATGCAAAACTCAATGTCAATGCTATGTCACTCTCTTCGATTCAGTAACAGCACGCAAGACACAAGAAATCAGGAAGACAAGACGTACAAAGTCAGACCTGCACCACCGACCGATCCTTGGCAGAGCAAGCAgatgaaaaagagaaaaaatgCACCCTGCATTTGACTAGACTGGTGCCCGTAGTGCTGTCTTACCAGGCTTTGAATCACTATTCAGCGAACCAGCCAGGGGTCTATGAGACATGTCGCAACATTTGATGGGTTTCCCTGGGGCAACCTTCTTTATGGGCCCATTATCTCGACAGTGAATGCAATAAATAATATCACCAGCACCGAAGAGTAAGCCGTGGCTTGCGATTATCAACGACTATCATCTTGTTGCTGGTCAAGAGGTCTAGATCGTCGTCGAGGTAGCATCGCGAAGGGTATAAACATCGAGGCTTAACCGTCTCCCCTGACGCTTCGAAACGCCTAATTGGAGATcaaacagcatcatcatcgcaaTGCAAAAGAGTCGAGAGTCTAGAGCCCACCCTTGTTATCTTCAGCTGCTGCCCTGGTACATTTTCCCTTCCCTTTTTTCCGCTTGTTTGCAGCTCGATCATCTGCTCGACCCCTGCTCAAGTTGGTAGGGTACCTTGCTTGGCCGTAGGGTTCGCTCCGGATTTCAGTGTCATAGCCAAGCAGGGGGGTAGCAGAAATCAGTGATTCAATGAATGTATGCCGATGCCAGTGCCAATGCCAGTGCCCAGACAGAAACGATAGCGCATCGAGGTGCCCGTATGTACTGTAAAATTGGTCTGTGGCCTGGCCTGTAGCATGCGTTGGCGCTGGGCCTGGTCAACACAGTGGAGGGCATATTTGTGTGAATCGGCCGATGACGTCCTCgatcaacatcgtcgcccTTAGCAAACGTCAACGTCACTGACCACACTACACTCCCTTTCTCCAGCCCAGCTCAACCCagccaagaacaagccaaCCATTGCCCGGATCCAGCCATTACCGTGTAACTCTCGTACCTGCCTGTCACGGGCGGTCTCCCTTAGAAAAGTATATCTAATCCTGTCTCTCTCCTGCCTCGTACCAGGAgctctttctttatttcatACCCCGTCCAATACCAATTCCTACCTAATACAATACCCAACTGCTTTGTGATACCCATCCCTTACCAGAGGATACCAAacaacagcttcttcattTGTTACCTACGTCTACGCttcgcaacgcaacgcatcCTACCCCTCTCATAATAAGATCGACTTCTGCTTCGTCCCTTATCCACTACATCATCGTCAGCTGAACCTAACTCTAAAAAAGAGTTACCGTCCTAACATTTCTAACGTCATACTTTCCGGTGGCACAACGATTTAATAACGAGATACCCCATACGCTTTTGCCCATCATGCCCGGTGCCCCAGACGTCAACAAACCTACAGACATCAAGACAAAGGAGGCCGATGTCAACCGAAAGCTCCAAGTTTACGGTATCATTTCCGCCTTCCAGAATGGCAAGGTCCCTTCGGTTAGTATTCTCCGCGCGATCCCATTCTTCCTCACATTCTAATGCATTCTCCTCCAGAACGACCAAATCGATGTCGCTCTAAGCAGTTTTCTCGCCTCTCGCGCCCTCTCTGGTCGCCACGAGAAGCTCTCCGCTGAGGGTCAAGAGCTCGTCAAGGATGCTGCCAACGTCAttcagcaagccaagcaCCTCCTTCTCTCCAAGAACGAGGGCAACCTGATTCAGGATTTCATCTGGCAGACCACTCAGTTCGACCCCAAGAGTGTCAACACACCCAATGCCCCCATCAGCAAGGACGCCGCTAAGCAGGATGGTGACCAAGCTCTCGAGGGTTTGAGAACTCTTGGCCagcttctcatcaccaacggaCAATTCCGAAAGCTTCTTTCTGATGCCACAGTCCTCTTCCGTGATATGGCTGGCGATGCTGCTACCAATGCCGCTGCCCGTGTCCGCCCCTCTCAGGAGCAGCTCCAACAGATCGACGAGCCTGCTCAGGACAATGTCTGGCACGAGGCTCCCGATTTTTCCAAGGACAACCTGAAGCAGCAGGCCAAGGGCTTCTACAGTGGAAACCCCAAGGAAGATGTCAAGGACGTTGCTTCAGCTGGTATCAACGCTGCCGCTCCTGGACAGCTCCAGCAGAACCAGCAGTCCAATGCTCAACAGGGTACTTACCCTCAGGTCACCACCGGTACCGAGACTGGTAATGTGCCTGCGTCAACCGACGCCGCTCGTGAAACCGCTCGCCAGACCGACCCCCAGGCTGGTAAGAGTGCCGCTAAGCAAGTTGCTGAGGCCAAGCTCGACAACAAGGTCGATCCTGAGACCAAGGAGAACATCCTGCAACGCAATGAGGAGTACCGCCGCAAGGCCCGCAACTACTTCGATAAGAAGATGCCTCAGGAGCGTAAGGATCAGACTATCTGGCGTCTCAAGAAGATGATTCTTGAGTGCCAGCAGCATGAGGACTACTCTCAGGCCATTCAGACTCTTCTTCGCCTGGCTGAGAATTACAGCCGCCACGGCCGCACTCTTGGCCAGGGCTCTACCGACACTGCTAAGGACGCACGCGGTGGCCTTGCTGCCGCTGAGCGTGACCTCCGCACTATCATTGAGCGATTCGCCAATGGCACCTCCACCGAGGATCTTTGGGAGGCCATCGGTCAGATCTACCGCGACGCTGATAACGACCGTGAGCTCAAGGACTGGTTCAAAGCTATGGATTCTTACATCCGCCGATGCCTCCTTCAGCAGGGTTACATCCTCGAGGATGAGTCCACTCGTGAGTGGGATCAGCTCTACGACCAGGGACGATACCTCCTCCGCAACAAATACCGCGGTCACACCGACCGTGTTGTCGATGAGGTCAAGTTCCTTGCCGACCAGTTCGACCAGGACCCTCAGAACCACGCTTTTGCCGAGTCTCTCCAGAAGCTGTTCAAGGACCTCGGCAACGACCAGGATGGCAAGCCTGTCTTCAAGCCTCATCTGCTCAAAGACTTGAGGGATGTTATTCTCCCCGCCGCCCTCGAGAACATTGCCTATATCCCCATTCCCCGAATTGAGTACACCGACTCCCAGGTTGATGCTATCATCGAGAACCTAGTCCTCGAGAGTGACAACTTTGCCCCCAATATCTTTGAGGTCTCCAGCGAGCACTACTTCCGATGGGGCCGCAAGAAAATCGCTAACAAGAACCACCAGACCGTTGAGGTCAAGGTTGCTGGCATCCAGATGGATCTTCGTGATGTGAGCTTCCACATCAAGCGCAAGCAGGGCTTCCCTTCCATCACCGACACTGGTGTGGCTGACATCATCCTCCCTGGTGATGGCTTCTcattcaagatgaaggtcTCTACCGCCGACAAGAAGGATCGCCAGAACTActtcaaggttgagaaggtcgaTGTTGACTTCAACAAGCTCcagatcaaggtcaagaagtccAACCATAAGCTGCTCTTCTCCTTGTTCAAGCCTTTCATGCTCAAGGTTATTCGTCCTCCTCTGcagaaggctgttgagaaggctATCAAGGACCAGTGCAACAAGTTCGACCAGCTCCTGTTCCAGGTGAAGCAGGAGGCTGAccgtgctgctgctgaggccaaGAGCAACCCCGAGAACGCTCCCAACATCTACAACCGCTACTACACTGCTGCCCAGCAGCAGTTCACtaagggcaagaagaaggctgaggcgGCTGCTTCTGATAAGAAGGCCAACATTGCCATGACCAAGGAGGACAGCATCTTCCCCAACATCGACCTCCCTGGTGgcatcagcaccaaggcTACCGAGTACAGGGAGCTTGCCCGCAAGGGTGACAAGTGGGAGAGTCCTGTCTTCTCTATCGGCTCCGCCAAGAAGAGCACTGACATTCCTTCCGCTCCCAAGATCCAGCGCAAGGCTCACCCCGTGTCAGACCTTGGACCTAAGAACACTTCCAACGCTGACTACGACTTCTACCCTGCTGGAGGTAACGCCCACACTGGTAATGGTGCGTTGAACGGCGGTAACGGTCTCCAGATCGGTAACGGTGCTGTTAATGGCAAGCACCCTGCTGGTTTCGCCAACGGTCAGACCGGCCTGCCCACTAGCCAGGCCCCTTTCACCGCTGGCCAGGTCAACCCCGTTTAAATCCAATGTGACGGAAATGCCAATCAGGCACAGGAAAAATAATAGTGGAGGATCACTGACGTTATACCCATGCTCATGTACTTGAGTTGCCTTTATTCTCTTTGTTTTTGATACCACACTGGAAGCAATGACGATGGGCGGATAAAGCACGATGCGAGGATTGTGCTTGGTTAGGGAAAACTAcagattttattaattagtgATGTGACGGCCGTTTCCTTTGTTCCGAGGGTATACACGATTGGTTGATAGTTGAAATTGACTTCTTTACCTTGAATGTTTTGTTCCACTGCGAAGTGATGTGCTATGCGGCGTTGGAACGGCTTTGACGGTTGAGCATTTACAATGACTTGTCCGCCTGAAGCATTTTGGTCGGCCTTGTATGCGATGGAAGCTCTATCGGAACAAGAAGCACAGAATGAGGTAAATGTTATGAAGCTGTAGTCAAACGTCAATGATCATAGTGGGGGTTGTACAGAAAAGGTTTAGCGAGTACAGCCTCAagactaggtacctacgtcACCACCATGAAGGTATGGCATGGCACTCCATGATTCTTGCCCTTTGAGGCCTCATTCACTTATTGATTGATCTAAAGTTTAACCATAAATCCTCCACCAAGATTCAGTGGATCTTTCTCACAAGAGACACTACATCCACTGTGACCACTGAAGCATCCCGTCACATCCATCAAAAGCCGCTGAAAAAAACAACATCTCACATATCTATTTACCAAGACACATCCCCCTTCCTCTCTACGTCGCATGCCCTCGATGTGATATGAGATATCATGACGTCCACAAATCTCGCACCTGAGCAGGTGCATGCCTTGTTTGATATCCTCACACACCACGAAACATACGCAGAGATCCAGAGCTTCAAGTA is from Fusarium musae strain F31 chromosome 4, whole genome shotgun sequence and encodes:
- the RRI1 gene encoding COP9 signalosome catalytic subunit rri1 (MEROPS:MER0022069~BUSCO:EOG09263RDD), which encodes MEASALKAWELDNNVQLVDPKRDALYNFDADAQKVINNEKAWKQTPDYFKHVRISATALIKMTMHARSGGNLEVMGLMQGYTHQDTFIVTDAFRLPVEGTETRVNAQGEANEYLVEYLDLCRAQGRQENVVGWYHSHPGYGCWLSGIDVDTEAMQQKWQDPFLAVVIDPDRTINSGKVDIGAFRTYPEDHQAGTVTSDGFQAVPLAKAAEFGAHAGRYYSLEVSHFKSSLDSHLLELLWHKYWVQTLSQNPLITNRDYGNKQMLDLSSKIKDAMTGITRSRNGQGMMGTSHKGSDKAMDKLAKEASLIASKERSGLVANQVKASVFNDLGLKAEEPTS